From the genome of Deinococcus sp. JMULE3, one region includes:
- a CDS encoding GAF domain-containing sensor histidine kinase: MPDGLPDALPEALEGAPVRGPRGFRLSDRVRVVRNVLPPLIVLVVGVVEFLISLLPGAALELWAHLLFYGLVGPAVTYFSVEWIAEGTRARERAERQLLDLYGELRVSHARLGAVQELMRDLSDAADMGAVLDVAARGAVRVTGAQRATLTVPGGLSGTARAEGGSGEAAGPLHPLKVAVPGGGALALHFQDVPPADAEALAQALAAEVARGVEAVRQRTLDLMTLYSVDQSIRAERNMRRLLGRVTHAMAGRVGAGARAVVLSDQDGVLRLEYAQDAHGERRGGVAPAFAQRVAHAEAALKATDEEAAEVFPDARSVLGLPMRDEEGLVGVLLLGDPDPNAFDDARVSLLALMAGQATLAVRNARAYLYSEELAISDERARIAREIHDGVAQSLAFAALKLDVVARQIHTDPPKAEAEVRAATTLLREQIREVRRSIFALRPIDLERYGLLETVRRYVLDFGEQNNLRVHLNVSGDVHLSPGDEAVVFRILQESLNNVAKHARAQEVKVTLHGAEGVTLRVQDDGAGFDPDAISGRVSSAGGLGLLQMRERIEARGGLYRVLSSPGHGTLVEAELPQG; encoded by the coding sequence ATGCCGGATGGTCTGCCGGACGCCCTGCCGGAGGCGCTGGAGGGCGCGCCGGTGCGGGGGCCGAGGGGCTTCCGGCTGTCGGACCGCGTGCGGGTGGTGCGTAACGTTCTGCCGCCGCTGATCGTGCTGGTGGTGGGCGTGGTGGAGTTCCTGATCTCGCTGCTGCCCGGCGCGGCGCTGGAGCTGTGGGCGCACCTGCTGTTCTACGGGCTGGTGGGTCCGGCGGTGACGTACTTCAGCGTGGAGTGGATCGCGGAGGGCACCCGCGCGCGCGAGCGGGCCGAGCGGCAGCTGCTGGACCTGTACGGCGAGCTGCGGGTGTCGCACGCGCGGCTGGGCGCGGTGCAGGAACTCATGCGGGACCTGTCGGACGCGGCGGACATGGGCGCGGTGCTGGACGTCGCGGCGCGCGGCGCGGTCCGCGTGACGGGCGCGCAGCGGGCGACGCTGACGGTGCCGGGCGGCCTGAGCGGCACGGCCCGCGCCGAGGGGGGCAGCGGCGAGGCGGCGGGACCGCTGCATCCGCTGAAGGTGGCGGTGCCGGGCGGCGGGGCGCTGGCCCTGCACTTCCAGGACGTGCCCCCGGCGGACGCGGAGGCGCTGGCGCAGGCGCTGGCCGCCGAGGTCGCCCGGGGCGTGGAAGCGGTGCGGCAGCGGACGCTGGACCTGATGACGCTGTACTCGGTGGATCAGAGTATCCGCGCCGAGCGCAACATGCGTCGCCTGCTGGGCCGCGTGACGCACGCCATGGCGGGCCGCGTGGGGGCCGGGGCGCGCGCGGTGGTCCTGAGCGATCAGGACGGGGTGCTGCGGCTGGAGTACGCGCAGGACGCGCACGGCGAGCGGCGCGGCGGGGTCGCCCCGGCGTTCGCGCAGCGGGTCGCACATGCCGAGGCGGCCCTGAAGGCCACCGACGAGGAGGCCGCCGAGGTGTTCCCGGACGCCCGCAGCGTGCTGGGCCTGCCCATGCGGGACGAGGAGGGCCTGGTGGGCGTGCTGCTGCTGGGTGACCCGGACCCGAACGCCTTCGATGACGCGCGGGTGTCGCTGCTGGCGCTGATGGCAGGGCAGGCGACGCTGGCGGTGCGGAACGCGCGGGCGTACCTGTACTCGGAGGAACTGGCGATCAGCGACGAGCGCGCCCGGATTGCCCGCGAGATTCACGATGGGGTGGCGCAGTCGCTGGCGTTCGCGGCGCTGAAGCTGGACGTGGTGGCCCGGCAGATCCATACGGACCCCCCGAAGGCGGAAGCCGAGGTGCGCGCGGCGACGACGCTGCTGCGCGAGCAGATCCGCGAGGTGCGCCGTTCGATCTTCGCGCTGCGGCCCATCGACCTGGAACGCTACGGGCTGCTGGAGACGGTGCGCCGCTATGTGCTGGATTTCGGCGAGCAGAACAATCTGCGGGTGCACCTGAACGTCAGCGGGGACGTGCACCTGTCGCCGGGGGACGAGGCGGTCGTGTTCCGGATCCTGCAGGAGAGCCTGAACAACGTCGCCAAGCACGCCCGCGCGCAGGAGGTCAAGGTGACGCTGCACGGCGCGGAGGGCGTGACGCTGCGCGTGCAGGACGACGGGGCGGGGTTCGATCCGGACGCGATCTCGGGCCGGGTGAGCAGCGCGGGCGGCCTGGGCCTGCTGCAGATGCGCGAGCGGATCGAGGCGCGCGGCGGCCTGTACCGGGTGCTGTCCAGTCCGGGGCACGGCACGCTGGTCGAGGCGGAACTCCCGCAGGGCTGA
- a CDS encoding sensor histidine kinase, translating to MDQGGPTRPARPAPRHALAELLDPATYRAAAYVLLSVPAGTLVAALLTAAVLVGVLSLPVLIGALFLIGALWLVAALGDAQRALMGVLGVRFARPAHALRPGGLLGWLGATLGDPATYRTLLFHVIQLPLGLICWVVLAALLAAVVLGLGAPIWLMDKSVPLVWNEWTLEPGPVAVAGLMLTGAGALIVTAGVVNLMGRMWTRLGAALLARDPAEAARREVIALRRAAGRVALGDDLPATLRDLTTQARAASTADAVALVAPDGTLRALDAGFGPPDLAALSGPLTRPPAPGEASLTPLSGGAALAALPVTLPASAGADGGTLRALYAPGTRPGADELAFLLSIADHAGTALHATQLIERAGARAGEQERARLARELHDSVAQALYGITLGAKTARATLERDPDRTRQSLEYTIRLAEGGVSEMKALLFSLRPDALEEGGLIAALTQHAHALEARHGLTVHADLREEPALSPDAQAAAYRVAQEALHNTVKHARAGQVWLSVTQDATHVTLSVRDDGRGFDVNAQGRGTLGQRSMRERAAGAGGTLEVLSDPGQGTRVTLTLPATRPEVSA from the coding sequence ATGGATCAGGGAGGCCCGACCCGACCCGCCCGCCCCGCCCCACGGCACGCGCTGGCGGAACTGCTCGACCCCGCCACGTACCGCGCCGCCGCGTACGTGCTGCTCAGCGTGCCCGCCGGGACGCTGGTCGCGGCGCTGCTGACGGCCGCCGTGCTCGTGGGCGTGCTGAGCCTGCCGGTCCTGATCGGGGCGCTGTTCCTGATCGGGGCGCTGTGGCTGGTCGCGGCGCTCGGGGACGCGCAACGCGCCCTGATGGGCGTGCTCGGCGTGCGCTTCGCGCGGCCCGCGCACGCGCTGAGGCCCGGCGGGCTGCTCGGGTGGCTGGGCGCCACGCTGGGCGACCCCGCCACGTACCGCACGCTGCTGTTCCACGTGATCCAGCTGCCGCTGGGGTTGATCTGCTGGGTGGTGCTCGCGGCGCTGCTCGCGGCGGTCGTGCTGGGCCTGGGCGCGCCCATATGGTTGATGGACAAGAGCGTCCCGCTGGTGTGGAACGAGTGGACGCTGGAGCCCGGCCCGGTCGCCGTGGCGGGCCTGATGCTGACCGGGGCGGGCGCGCTGATCGTCACGGCGGGCGTCGTGAACCTGATGGGTCGCATGTGGACCCGCCTGGGCGCCGCGCTGCTCGCCCGCGACCCCGCCGAGGCCGCGCGGCGCGAGGTGATCGCCCTGCGCCGCGCCGCCGGGAGGGTCGCGCTGGGCGACGACCTGCCCGCCACGCTGCGCGACCTGACCACCCAGGCGCGGGCGGCCAGCACCGCGGACGCCGTCGCGCTGGTCGCCCCGGACGGCACGCTGCGCGCCCTGGACGCGGGCTTCGGCCCGCCGGACCTCGCGGCGCTGAGCGGCCCGCTGACCCGCCCCCCGGCGCCCGGCGAGGCCAGCCTGACGCCCCTGAGCGGCGGGGCGGCGCTGGCGGCGCTGCCCGTCACGCTGCCCGCCAGCGCCGGCGCGGACGGCGGCACCCTGCGCGCCCTGTACGCGCCCGGCACCCGGCCCGGCGCGGACGAACTGGCGTTCCTGCTGTCCATCGCCGACCACGCCGGGACCGCGCTGCACGCCACGCAGCTGATCGAACGGGCGGGCGCGCGCGCCGGGGAACAGGAACGCGCCCGGCTGGCCCGTGAACTGCACGACAGCGTCGCGCAGGCGCTGTACGGCATCACGCTGGGCGCCAAGACCGCCCGCGCCACCCTGGAACGCGACCCGGACCGCACCCGCCAGAGCCTGGAGTACACCATCCGCCTCGCCGAGGGGGGCGTCTCGGAGATGAAGGCGCTGCTGTTCAGCCTGCGCCCCGACGCGCTGGAGGAAGGCGGCCTGATCGCCGCGCTGACCCAGCACGCCCACGCGCTCGAAGCCCGCCACGGCCTGACCGTCCACGCCGACCTGCGCGAGGAACCCGCCCTGAGCCCCGACGCGCAGGCCGCCGCGTACCGCGTGGCACAGGAGGCCCTGCACAACACCGTCAAGCACGCCCGCGCGGGTCAGGTGTGGCTGAGCGTCACCCAGGACGCCACGCACGTCACCCTGAGCGTCCGCGACGACGGGCGCGGCTTCGACGTCAATGCTCAGGGGCGCGGCACCCTCGGGCAGCGCAGCATGCGCGAACGCGCCGCCGGGGCCGGCGGTACCCTGGAAGTCCTCAGCGACCCCGGCCAGGGCACCCGCGTCACCCTGACCCTCCCCGCCACCCGGCCGGAGGTGAGCGCGTGA
- a CDS encoding VOC family protein, with protein MSGHVLGTVHTAIAVSDLTRELGYWQEVLGFTLLGQTEVSGPLPEQETGVPGLRSRLAMLALHGQTVELYQPLAPEGRATYRPSPADIGSWHLAFRVADLAALIRDSAPWGWQVRGEVATVTESPGPIGARLAYLHNADGTILEFIQPPV; from the coding sequence ATGAGCGGCCACGTCCTGGGCACCGTCCACACCGCCATCGCCGTCAGCGACCTGACCCGTGAACTCGGCTACTGGCAGGAGGTCCTGGGCTTCACCCTGCTCGGCCAGACCGAGGTCAGCGGTCCCCTCCCCGAACAGGAGACCGGCGTGCCCGGCCTGCGCAGCCGCCTCGCCATGCTCGCCCTGCACGGACAGACCGTCGAACTGTACCAGCCCCTCGCCCCCGAAGGCCGCGCCACGTACCGGCCCAGCCCGGCCGACATCGGCTCCTGGCACCTGGCCTTCCGCGTGGCGGACCTGGCCGCCCTGATCCGCGACAGCGCCCCGTGGGGCTGGCAGGTGCGCGGAGAGGTGGCGACCGTCACCGAGAGCCCAGGCCCGATCGGCGCGCGCTTGGCGTACCTGCACAACGCCGACGGCACCATCCTGGAATTCATCCAGCCGCCCGTTTGA
- a CDS encoding glycogen synthase, producing MRVVHVASEVFPFSRSGGLGDVLGALPAQQARLGAAVTVVSPWYADIAQPVREVWRGALDVPGSVPLADVRVGEVVQGGVQFLFVGLGAFDRPGLYFPDDVWRFAQFARAVLPALERVGVAPDVVHAHDWQAGLVVALARLAGVRAVFSVHNLQYQGRWNLIDGVGWTGLPDWAFTHEGLEFHGDVNLMKAGLVFASQVTTVSPTYALEITTPEYGEGLEGLLVRLTHEGRLSGILNGLDQDRWDPRKDVDVTPFADVAGKAACGAALRAEFGLDDAPILAAVSRLAEQKGMDLLIEALPTLTRDWNVVVLGGGDPRLEAGLREWNAHPRVAFAQGMNEPLAHRIYAGADAFAMPSRFEPCGLSQMIAMRYGTLPVVRETGGLVDTVPHEVGFRFAGATPQALVDACAEARLTFDDRAEWTARAQEAMSLDFSWDGPTREYLGLYARVLSSPLRPLPGPVDA from the coding sequence ATGCGTGTCGTGCATGTGGCGTCCGAGGTGTTCCCGTTCTCGCGGTCCGGTGGGCTGGGTGACGTGCTGGGCGCGCTGCCGGCGCAGCAGGCGCGGCTGGGCGCGGCGGTGACGGTGGTGTCGCCGTGGTACGCGGATATCGCGCAGCCCGTGCGGGAGGTCTGGCGTGGGGCGCTGGACGTGCCGGGGTCGGTGCCGCTGGCGGACGTGCGGGTGGGGGAAGTCGTGCAGGGCGGCGTGCAGTTCCTGTTCGTGGGGCTGGGGGCGTTCGATCGTCCTGGGTTGTACTTCCCGGATGACGTGTGGCGCTTCGCGCAGTTCGCGCGGGCGGTGCTGCCCGCGCTGGAGCGCGTGGGTGTCGCGCCGGACGTGGTGCACGCGCACGACTGGCAGGCGGGACTGGTGGTGGCCCTGGCGCGGCTGGCGGGGGTGCGGGCGGTGTTCAGCGTGCACAACCTCCAGTACCAGGGGCGCTGGAACCTGATCGACGGGGTGGGCTGGACGGGCCTGCCGGACTGGGCGTTCACGCACGAGGGCCTGGAGTTCCACGGGGACGTGAACCTGATGAAGGCGGGGCTGGTGTTCGCGTCGCAGGTGACGACGGTCAGCCCGACGTACGCGCTGGAGATCACCACGCCCGAGTACGGTGAGGGCCTGGAGGGCCTGCTGGTGCGCCTGACGCACGAGGGGCGCCTGAGTGGCATCCTGAACGGCCTGGATCAGGACCGCTGGGACCCGAGAAAGGACGTGGACGTCACGCCGTTCGCGGACGTGGCGGGCAAGGCGGCGTGCGGGGCGGCGCTGCGCGCGGAATTCGGCCTGGACGACGCGCCGATCCTGGCGGCGGTCAGCCGACTGGCGGAGCAGAAGGGCATGGACCTGCTGATCGAGGCGCTGCCCACCCTGACGCGCGACTGGAACGTGGTGGTGCTGGGTGGCGGCGACCCGCGTCTGGAGGCGGGGCTGCGCGAGTGGAACGCGCATCCGCGCGTGGCGTTCGCGCAGGGTATGAACGAGCCGCTGGCGCACCGCATCTACGCCGGCGCGGACGCGTTCGCGATGCCCAGCCGCTTCGAGCCGTGCGGGCTGTCGCAGATGATCGCCATGCGCTACGGGACGCTGCCCGTGGTGCGTGAGACGGGCGGGCTGGTGGACACCGTCCCGCACGAGGTGGGCTTCCGTTTCGCCGGGGCGACGCCGCAGGCGCTGGTGGACGCGTGCGCCGAGGCGCGACTGACCTTCGACGACCGCGCGGAGTGGACGGCCCGCGCGCAGGAGGCCATGAGCCTGGATTTCAGCTGGGACGGCCCGACCCGTGAGTACCTGGGGCTGTACGCGCGGGTGCTGAGCAGTCCGCTGCGCCCGCTGCCCGGTCCGGTGGACGCGTGA
- a CDS encoding RNA methyltransferase: MNLAVVLVSPKTPGNIGSAARAMLNMGARDLRLVAPRCDHLDSGAVAMAVHAADLLREAKVYPTLREALADRDLSVGTTARLRADLAPPQHPAYVRPLVRAAAAPALVFGPEETGLINSDLEQCQLAVRIPTGDYASLNLAQAVLLVCYEFLQGQDELPERQRKTATREEMEALYGHLRETMTLIGYTDAVRARHTLRLWRATLDRALMSSAESRLFRGLLRQVQWKVEDAAARGTTAPRQAPAPDAPELNLPDTEQNS, encoded by the coding sequence GTGAATCTCGCGGTGGTGCTCGTTTCTCCTAAAACTCCTGGCAATATCGGTTCGGCGGCGCGCGCCATGCTGAACATGGGGGCGCGGGACCTGCGGCTCGTCGCGCCACGCTGCGACCACCTGGATTCCGGCGCGGTGGCGATGGCGGTGCACGCGGCGGACCTGCTGCGCGAGGCGAAGGTGTACCCGACGCTGCGCGAGGCGCTGGCCGACCGGGACCTCAGTGTGGGGACCACGGCGCGCCTGCGCGCGGATCTGGCCCCGCCGCAGCACCCGGCGTACGTGCGCCCGCTGGTGCGCGCAGCGGCGGCGCCCGCGCTGGTGTTCGGCCCGGAGGAGACCGGGCTGATCAACAGCGACCTGGAGCAGTGTCAGCTGGCGGTGCGCATCCCGACCGGGGATTACGCGAGCCTGAACCTGGCGCAGGCGGTGCTGCTGGTGTGTTACGAGTTCCTGCAGGGGCAGGACGAACTGCCCGAGCGGCAGCGCAAGACGGCGACGCGTGAGGAGATGGAGGCGCTGTACGGTCACCTGCGCGAGACGATGACCCTGATCGGGTATACGGACGCGGTGCGGGCGCGGCACACGCTGCGGCTGTGGCGGGCGACGCTGGACCGGGCGTTGATGAGCAGCGCCGAGAGCCGCCTGTTCCGCGGGCTGCTGCGGCAGGTGCAGTGGAAGGTGGAGGACGCCGCCGCGCGCGGCACGACCGCCCCCCGGCAGGCTCCGGCGCCGGACGCCCCGGAGCTGAACCTGCCGGACACCGAACAGAACAGCTGA
- a CDS encoding EAL domain-containing protein, whose product MPEQRAQLLSAVFRRSPIGMSLLDTDGTFLDVNDALCDLLGFARDDLLGRSYRTVTHPDDLPADELQWQRTLDGQQDGFERRKRYLSRDGRVVQAQVKVSVLLGLAGEAAALLSQVQDVTAVQDLGERLHLAVEATQDGIWDWRPTLGTLDCTERCQVLGGVLPGGTLRDWWLALPRPERVGTLRAYRQHAQGQAEHIDLEFRQRGADGVDRWLALRGRVTARNGGVVTRVTGTLSDVTTRVQAQRDVQVLLDNLPAMIGYWDAGLRNRFGNRAYLDWFGKTPQQMRGQHIRDVIGADAYHLNRPFMDAVLRGEAQVFDRTITDAAGRERHTELRYVPDLQGGEVRGFFALGTDVTARRRAEQALREQRELARVTLASIGDSVITTDPHGNVTFLNPVAQRMTGWSNEDAAGQPIETVMPLLDETTLTVAPNPLRAALSRREIMGMMGGTALRSRSGALFSVEDSAAPILSESGELLGAVIVFHDVTEARTMALRMSHLAQHDTLTDLPNRVLLRDRIAQATTLARRRGTPFAVLFLDLDHFKDVNDSLGHHAGDQLLREVARRLTGNLRASDTVSRQGGDEFIILLPEVSSAAHVQTVISKLMAAVTAPYDLDGQVVHVTLSLGAALYPQDGRDADELLKHADAAMYRAKAEGRNRHHFYSRELHDEIQRQHQLRQDLRAALDAGQFHLVYQPKVNPDSGAVLGAEALLRWNGPAGPVPPATFIPVAEDTGLIVPLGRWVLREACAQARRWADDGRALPVSVNISAAQFGETGFLETVQEELRSSGLSAHLLELEVTETLLMRHVEHVQRNLAALRALGVQVSIDDFGTGYSSLSYLHAFPVNTLKIDRSFLAPDRSGPQATALISAIVGLGQALNLQVIAEGVEEPAQVRQLLRLGCDAMQGYLFARPLPPAEFQTWLTDWPAQHAAFAAHA is encoded by the coding sequence ATGCCTGAACAGCGGGCGCAACTGCTGAGCGCCGTCTTCCGCCGCTCACCGATCGGTATGTCCCTGCTCGACACGGACGGCACGTTCCTGGACGTGAACGACGCCCTGTGCGACCTGCTGGGTTTCGCGCGGGACGACCTGCTGGGCCGCTCGTACCGGACCGTCACGCACCCCGACGACCTGCCGGCCGACGAGTTGCAGTGGCAGCGGACGCTGGACGGGCAGCAGGACGGCTTCGAGCGCCGCAAGCGCTACCTGAGCCGTGACGGGCGGGTCGTGCAGGCGCAGGTGAAGGTGTCGGTACTGCTCGGCCTGGCGGGCGAGGCGGCCGCGCTGCTGTCGCAGGTGCAGGACGTCACGGCCGTGCAGGACCTCGGCGAGCGGTTGCACCTGGCGGTGGAGGCCACGCAGGACGGCATCTGGGACTGGCGGCCCACGCTGGGCACCCTGGACTGCACCGAACGCTGTCAGGTCCTGGGTGGCGTGCTGCCCGGCGGTACCCTGCGGGACTGGTGGCTGGCCCTGCCGCGCCCCGAGCGGGTGGGGACGCTGCGCGCGTACCGGCAGCACGCGCAGGGTCAGGCGGAGCACATCGACCTGGAGTTCCGGCAGCGCGGCGCGGACGGCGTGGACCGCTGGCTGGCGCTGCGGGGGCGCGTGACCGCACGCAACGGGGGAGTCGTCACGCGCGTGACCGGGACGCTGTCGGACGTGACCACGCGGGTGCAGGCGCAGCGGGACGTGCAGGTGCTGCTGGACAACCTGCCGGCCATGATCGGGTACTGGGACGCCGGGCTGCGCAACCGCTTCGGGAACCGCGCGTACCTGGACTGGTTCGGGAAGACCCCGCAGCAGATGCGTGGGCAGCACATCCGGGACGTGATCGGCGCGGACGCGTACCACCTGAACCGGCCGTTCATGGACGCGGTGCTGCGCGGCGAGGCGCAGGTGTTCGACCGGACCATCACGGACGCGGCGGGCCGCGAGCGGCACACCGAACTGCGTTACGTGCCCGACCTTCAGGGCGGCGAGGTCCGTGGTTTCTTCGCGCTGGGGACCGACGTGACGGCGCGCCGCCGCGCCGAGCAGGCCCTGCGCGAGCAGCGGGAACTGGCGCGCGTGACCCTGGCGAGCATCGGGGACAGCGTGATCACCACCGACCCGCACGGAAACGTCACGTTCCTGAACCCGGTCGCGCAGCGCATGACCGGCTGGAGCAACGAGGACGCCGCCGGGCAGCCTATCGAGACGGTCATGCCCCTGCTGGACGAAACCACCCTGACGGTCGCCCCGAACCCCCTGCGGGCCGCGCTGAGCCGCCGCGAGATCATGGGCATGATGGGCGGCACCGCGCTGCGGTCGCGCAGCGGCGCGCTGTTCAGCGTGGAGGATTCCGCCGCGCCGATCCTCAGCGAGTCCGGCGAGCTGCTGGGCGCCGTGATCGTCTTCCATGACGTCACCGAGGCCCGCACCATGGCGCTGCGCATGAGTCACCTCGCGCAGCACGACACGCTGACCGACCTGCCCAACCGCGTGCTGCTGCGCGACCGGATCGCGCAGGCGACCACCCTGGCCCGGCGCCGGGGCACGCCGTTCGCGGTGCTGTTCCTGGACCTCGACCACTTCAAGGACGTGAACGATAGCCTGGGGCACCACGCCGGGGATCAGCTGCTGCGCGAGGTGGCCCGCCGCCTGACCGGCAACCTGCGCGCCTCGGACACCGTCAGCCGCCAGGGTGGGGACGAGTTCATCATCCTGCTGCCCGAGGTGAGCAGCGCCGCGCACGTGCAGACCGTGATCAGCAAACTCATGGCGGCCGTCACCGCGCCGTACGACCTGGACGGTCAGGTGGTGCACGTCACGCTCAGTCTGGGCGCGGCCCTGTACCCGCAGGACGGCCGTGACGCCGACGAGCTGCTCAAGCACGCCGACGCCGCCATGTACCGCGCCAAGGCCGAGGGCCGCAACCGCCACCACTTCTACTCCCGTGAACTGCACGACGAGATTCAGCGGCAGCACCAGCTGCGGCAGGACCTGCGCGCCGCTCTGGACGCGGGGCAGTTCCACCTCGTGTACCAGCCCAAAGTCAACCCGGACAGCGGCGCGGTGCTGGGCGCCGAGGCGCTGCTGCGCTGGAACGGCCCCGCGGGACCCGTCCCACCCGCCACGTTCATCCCCGTCGCCGAGGACACCGGACTGATCGTCCCGCTGGGCCGCTGGGTGCTGCGCGAGGCCTGCGCGCAGGCGCGCCGCTGGGCAGACGACGGGCGCGCCCTGCCGGTGTCCGTGAACATCTCGGCGGCGCAGTTCGGCGAGACCGGCTTCCTGGAAACCGTGCAGGAGGAACTGCGTTCCAGCGGCCTGAGCGCGCACCTGCTGGAACTGGAGGTCACCGAGACGCTCCTGATGCGCCACGTCGAACACGTCCAGCGCAACCTCGCGGCGCTGCGGGCGCTGGGCGTGCAGGTCAGCATCGACGATTTCGGCACCGGGTACTCCAGCCTCAGTTACCTGCACGCCTTCCCGGTGAACACGTTGAAGATCGACCGGTCGTTCCTCGCGCCGGACCGCAGCGGCCCGCAGGCCACCGCGCTGATCAGCGCCATCGTGGGCCTGGGGCAGGCGCTGAACCTGCAGGTGATCGCCGAGGGCGTCGAGGAACCCGCGCAGGTGCGGCAGCTGCTGCGGCTGGGCTGCGACGCCATGCAGGGCTACCTCTTCGCGCGGCCCCTGCCGCCCGCCGAGTTCCAGACGTGGCTGACCGACTGGCCCGCGCAGCACGCCGCCTTCGCCGCGCATGCCTGA